From the Leucobacter tenebrionis genome, one window contains:
- a CDS encoding M16 family metallopeptidase: MREPIFLPLDQPELETDLAGGVVRRTVHPSGLRVLTERMPSARSASIGFWVGVGSRDEQAERDDAPGSLGSTHFLEHLLFKGTPTRDAYSIATSFDRIGAEHNALTAKEYTCYYAKVRDADLDGAVTVLADMVTNSVLDGDEFEMERGVILEELAMAADDLADVANERFFEAVMGDHPLGRPIGGHPETIRAARRDDVDLHYRDRYDPTTLVITAAGAVDHDRLVERVLEALNLSPQERWHTDRDGTPVRRVQGEGRIDSTSVDASADQTPSASSVPGLSTGAAGTGNAEPSVHITARPSEQVNLLIGTEGLRSNDPRRFAFGVMNSVLGGGMSSRLFQEIREKRGLAYTAYSFGASYSDAGLFGMYAGCAPEKAAEVVELSRLELQRMAETGITDEERERALGQIAGSSALALEDSDTRMGRLARAELGSGELYDLDASLERFAAVTGDEIRSIAAELAARPLTIVAVGDTSRAEL, translated from the coding sequence ATGCGTGAACCGATCTTCCTGCCACTCGACCAGCCCGAGCTCGAAACCGATCTCGCGGGGGGCGTGGTGCGGCGCACCGTGCACCCGAGCGGGTTGCGCGTGCTCACCGAGCGGATGCCGAGCGCGCGCAGCGCCTCGATCGGCTTCTGGGTGGGGGTGGGATCGCGCGACGAGCAGGCGGAGCGCGACGACGCGCCGGGCAGTCTCGGATCCACGCACTTCCTCGAGCACCTGCTGTTCAAGGGCACCCCGACGCGCGATGCCTACTCGATCGCGACGAGCTTCGACCGCATCGGCGCCGAGCACAACGCGCTCACCGCCAAGGAGTACACCTGCTACTACGCGAAGGTGCGCGACGCCGACCTCGACGGCGCGGTGACGGTGCTCGCCGACATGGTGACGAACTCGGTGCTCGACGGCGACGAGTTCGAGATGGAGCGGGGCGTGATCCTCGAGGAGCTCGCGATGGCGGCGGACGACCTCGCCGATGTCGCGAACGAGCGGTTCTTCGAAGCGGTGATGGGGGATCATCCGCTCGGCCGGCCGATCGGCGGCCATCCCGAGACCATCCGCGCCGCGCGGCGCGATGATGTCGACCTGCACTACCGCGACCGCTACGATCCCACGACTCTGGTCATCACGGCCGCCGGTGCGGTCGATCACGACCGCCTGGTCGAGCGCGTGCTCGAGGCGCTGAACCTGTCGCCGCAGGAGCGCTGGCACACTGATCGCGACGGAACTCCGGTGCGACGCGTGCAGGGGGAGGGGAGGATCGACTCCACCAGCGTCGACGCGAGCGCGGATCAGACCCCTTCGGCGAGCTCGGTGCCCGGTCTCTCTACCGGAGCTGCGGGCACCGGGAACGCCGAACCGAGCGTGCACATCACCGCCCGCCCGAGCGAGCAGGTCAATCTGCTGATCGGCACCGAGGGCTTGCGCTCGAACGATCCGCGGCGCTTCGCCTTCGGCGTCATGAACTCGGTGCTGGGCGGCGGCATGTCGAGCCGCTTGTTCCAGGAGATCCGCGAGAAGCGCGGGCTGGCCTACACCGCGTACTCCTTCGGGGCGAGCTACAGCGACGCCGGGCTCTTCGGCATGTACGCGGGGTGCGCGCCCGAGAAGGCAGCCGAGGTGGTCGAGCTCAGCCGTCTGGAACTGCAGCGCATGGCCGAGACCGGCATCACGGATGAGGAGCGCGAGCGGGCGCTCGGGCAGATCGCGGGATCGTCGGCGCTCGCGCTCGAGGACAGCGACACCCGCATGGGTCGCCTCGCGCGCGCCGAGCTGGGCAGCGGGGAGCTCTACGATCTCGACGCGTCGCTGGAGCGCTTCGCGGCTGTCACGGGTGACGAGATCCGGAGCATCGCCGCTGAGCTCGCGGCTCGCCCGCTGACGATCGTCGCAGTGGGCGACACGAGCCGCGCCGAGCTCTGA